From one Sulfurovum sp. UBA12169 genomic stretch:
- a CDS encoding guanosine polyphosphate pyrophosphohydrolase has translation MAKRTAIIDIGSNSARLVIFERTSRYGFFIVCEQKSKVRIGEGAYEKEGFLQPIGLKRAYLALKSFLNTVQKYQTHKIVCVATSAIRDAPNGNLFISWIKKELGLSIKIIDGKKEAQYGAIAASNLLPLQEGITIDIGGGSSDMALIKEGKILDTYSLNLGTVRLKELFFDKPIPAEIINQQAKEYIQKELQKLPKHFKHAFAIGIGGTARTLSKAIMKRSSHPLDKLHAFTYAVDDHRTYLEAIPLSSAKNLKRFMLDKNRYDTIREGTLIFKEILYAIEANSVISSGVGVREGVFLEHLLKNDHFKFPSTLNPSIVSILDRFQPFVLSARKRKSILKLGSKLFDTLNSNFDQNDNHLTELLYALELSSIGNTLTIYKSHQHAFYIAMQELSYCFTHEQITLISLLLRMHGKELLLKPLYQDFKMLLPSKETLLWLSFIYTLTILLHEASNDAAIEFHYANKVLTIASDKPLYLAKEKIKALEKPVPFAIIVKDEDHIPKNKALNIV, from the coding sequence ATGGCAAAACGAACCGCAATTATAGATATCGGTTCAAATTCTGCAAGGCTTGTTATTTTTGAAAGAACAAGCCGTTACGGTTTCTTTATCGTTTGTGAACAGAAATCCAAAGTTCGCATAGGCGAAGGAGCCTATGAAAAAGAGGGATTTCTTCAACCCATAGGTCTCAAAAGGGCCTATCTGGCTTTAAAATCTTTTCTCAATACTGTCCAAAAATACCAAACTCACAAAATAGTCTGCGTTGCCACTTCTGCAATCAGGGACGCCCCTAACGGAAACCTATTTATCTCGTGGATTAAAAAAGAGCTGGGACTTTCTATAAAAATTATAGACGGGAAAAAAGAGGCACAATACGGTGCTATAGCCGCGAGCAATCTGCTTCCTCTGCAGGAAGGAATCACTATAGATATAGGCGGAGGCTCATCCGATATGGCTTTGATAAAAGAAGGAAAAATTCTCGATACCTATTCATTGAATTTGGGTACCGTGAGGCTAAAAGAACTTTTTTTTGACAAACCAATACCCGCAGAAATCATCAATCAGCAAGCAAAAGAATACATACAAAAAGAGTTGCAAAAACTTCCTAAACATTTTAAGCATGCTTTTGCCATAGGCATAGGAGGAACAGCCAGGACATTAAGCAAAGCGATCATGAAACGATCCTCTCATCCATTGGATAAACTGCATGCCTTCACCTATGCTGTTGATGATCATCGTACTTACCTTGAAGCGATTCCTCTAAGCAGCGCCAAAAATCTTAAACGTTTTATGCTTGACAAAAATCGGTATGACACCATCAGGGAAGGCACCCTGATATTTAAGGAAATTCTTTACGCTATCGAGGCAAATTCTGTCATATCCAGCGGCGTAGGTGTCAGAGAAGGGGTTTTCTTGGAACATTTACTAAAAAATGATCATTTTAAATTTCCAAGCACACTCAACCCAAGTATCGTATCTATTTTGGATAGATTTCAACCTTTTGTCCTATCAGCAAGAAAAAGGAAAAGCATTCTCAAGCTTGGCTCAAAACTTTTCGATACGCTCAACAGTAATTTTGATCAAAACGATAATCATCTCACTGAACTGCTTTATGCACTTGAGCTTTCAAGTATAGGAAATACACTTACGATATACAAATCCCATCAGCATGCTTTTTATATCGCCATGCAAGAATTAAGCTATTGTTTTACACACGAACAAATAACACTTATCTCACTGTTGTTGCGTATGCACGGCAAAGAGCTGCTCCTTAAGCCTCTTTATCAGGATTTTAAAATGCTGCTTCCTTCCAAAGAGACCCTGCTTTGGCTGAGTTTTATCTATACGCTAACGATACTCTTGCATGAAGCCTCTAACGATGCGGCTATAGAATTTCATTATGCCAACAAAGTGCTCACAATCGCCTCGGATAAGCCGCTCTATCTGGCCAAAGAAAAAATTAAAGCGTTAGAGAAACCTGTACCTTTTGCCATTATTGTCAAAGACGAGGATCATATACCAAAAAATAAAGCACTTAATATAGTCTAA
- a CDS encoding ferredoxin, giving the protein MALIITDECIACDACREECPNEAIEENDPIYIIDPDRCTECVGHFDEPQCIGVCPVDCIVPDPDNVESVEELMFKFRQLQEED; this is encoded by the coding sequence ATGGCACTGATAATAACAGATGAATGTATAGCATGCGATGCGTGCAGGGAAGAGTGTCCCAATGAAGCAATTGAAGAGAATGATCCTATTTATATTATAGACCCTGACCGGTGCACAGAATGCGTAGGGCATTTTGACGAACCTCAATGTATCGGGGTTTGCCCTGTGGATTGTATTGTTCCCGATCCGGACAATGTTGAGAGCGTTGAAGAGCTTATGTTTAAGTTCCGTCAGCTTCAAGAAGAAGATTAA
- a CDS encoding DNA-binding response regulator: MRVLIIEDEVALSKTLSEKLTEHGYQNDIAENLEDGRYYIDIRNYDLVLLSWEGPDTTRLNIIQDIKSNSHKSSVIVISGQKDKESEIKALKLGADDFIRKPLDFDILFVRIEAKLRFGASNIIEIEDLIINPEEEKIIYQGNEIELKGKPFEVLTHLAMHKDQIVSKEQLLDAIWEEPELVTPNVIEVAINQIRQKMDKPLDITTIETVRRRGYRFCFPKKIS, encoded by the coding sequence ATGAGGGTATTGATTATTGAAGATGAAGTGGCCTTAAGTAAAACGCTTTCAGAAAAGCTGACAGAGCATGGATATCAAAATGATATTGCCGAAAATCTAGAAGACGGGCGGTATTATATTGATATCAGAAATTATGATCTTGTACTCTTGAGTTGGGAAGGTCCCGATACAACACGTTTGAATATTATTCAAGATATCAAAAGCAATTCTCACAAATCATCTGTTATTGTTATTTCCGGACAGAAAGACAAAGAAAGCGAGATCAAAGCGCTCAAGCTGGGTGCAGATGATTTTATACGAAAACCTCTTGATTTCGATATTTTATTTGTCCGCATCGAAGCCAAATTACGTTTTGGGGCTTCAAATATTATTGAGATTGAAGATCTTATCATCAATCCCGAAGAAGAAAAAATTATTTATCAGGGAAATGAAATCGAGCTGAAAGGTAAACCGTTTGAGGTATTGACACACCTGGCGATGCATAAAGATCAAATCGTTTCCAAGGAGCAACTTTTGGATGCCATTTGGGAAGAACCTGAATTGGTGACACCCAATGTAATCGAAGTGGCCATTAACCAAATTCGTCAGAAAATGGATAAGCCTTTAGACATCACGACGATAGAAACTGTCAGAAGACGCGGTTATAGATTTTGTTTTCCAAAAAAAATATCCTAA
- a CDS encoding dihydroneopterin aldolase: MTIHIEALMLDVIIGLLDFERDRSQRVRIDLEASYLYENENFIDYADMVFLIEKELKEKRYTLLEEALFGIKNILSSAYPHIQTLSLKISKPDILPKCSVALSEYWSFLPEQ; encoded by the coding sequence GTGACGATTCATATAGAAGCATTGATGCTCGATGTGATTATAGGTTTGCTGGACTTTGAGAGAGATAGGTCTCAGCGTGTACGTATTGATTTGGAGGCTTCCTATCTGTATGAAAATGAAAACTTTATCGACTATGCCGATATGGTTTTTCTTATCGAAAAAGAACTCAAAGAAAAACGCTACACGCTTCTTGAGGAGGCTCTATTTGGCATTAAAAACATACTCTCTTCCGCTTATCCTCATATTCAAACGCTTTCATTGAAAATTTCAAAACCGGATATTTTGCCAAAATGCAGCGTTGCTTTAAGTGAATACTGGTCTTTTCTTCCCGAACAATAA
- a CDS encoding acyl-phosphate--glycerol-3-phosphate O-acyltransferase — MDILLNQNILLYLAAYLISGVPFGYLLAKKFAGVDIKNAGSGNIGATNVLRVVKEKNPVLAKKLGAATLFLDAIKGVAVILVAMVLKAPESVLWTIAVLSVAGHCFSVFLNFEGGKGVATGFGVLLVMMPIPALIAIAIWFIASQGLKISSLSSLIGLVSFIIASYLLYPQVPGIESHAPIWIIALIIFYKHIPNIIRLIKKEEGKI, encoded by the coding sequence ATGGATATCCTACTTAATCAAAACATTTTACTTTATCTTGCGGCTTATCTGATCTCAGGTGTACCTTTTGGGTATCTTTTGGCCAAAAAGTTCGCCGGGGTTGATATCAAAAATGCGGGAAGCGGCAATATCGGTGCAACCAATGTCCTTCGTGTTGTTAAAGAAAAAAACCCTGTTTTGGCCAAAAAGCTAGGCGCAGCAACACTTTTTTTAGATGCAATCAAGGGTGTTGCAGTCATACTTGTTGCCATGGTGCTAAAAGCACCCGAAAGCGTACTTTGGACCATTGCGGTACTGAGTGTTGCGGGCCATTGCTTTTCCGTCTTTTTGAATTTTGAAGGAGGTAAAGGTGTTGCTACAGGATTTGGGGTGCTGCTTGTGATGATGCCCATACCTGCACTTATTGCCATAGCTATATGGTTTATCGCAAGTCAAGGACTGAAGATTTCTTCTCTCTCTTCCTTAATTGGTCTTGTTTCATTTATCATTGCTTCTTACTTGCTTTATCCTCAAGTACCGGGCATAGAGTCGCATGCCCCCATTTGGATCATTGCACTTATTATTTTTTACAAACATATACCCAACATCATAAGATTGATTAAAAAAGAAGAGGGGAAAATTTAG
- a CDS encoding quinolinate synthase, whose amino-acid sequence MNIDYKAEIQRLKKELDVTVVAHYYQRDEVFEVADITGDSLELARKCKADSNTWVVFCGVGFMGQSVKIIAPEKRVLMPKLACCAMARMIDSSYFDDSVKYMTDRGVAKEDILPITYINSDASVKAKVGEMGGMVCTSSNAFKIIEKGLASGKKILFVPDRCLGQNFAIQMGLKSCVIGEGECDPKKADIICFNGFCSVHQLFTVDDIVFYRSRYPDIKIAVHPECDPKVVLAADFSGSTSQLIKYVNELDPEQKVAVGTEYNLVNRMRKKNTYVLSSTKPECPTMNETTLEDLYRTLKSIEDDKPINEVIVDPDIAKYANLALERMLAVE is encoded by the coding sequence ATGAATATAGACTACAAGGCTGAAATACAAAGACTGAAAAAAGAGCTTGACGTAACAGTGGTAGCCCACTATTATCAGCGCGATGAGGTTTTTGAAGTAGCTGATATTACCGGAGACAGTTTAGAGCTGGCTCGCAAGTGTAAAGCTGACAGCAATACCTGGGTGGTCTTTTGCGGCGTTGGATTTATGGGACAAAGCGTTAAGATTATCGCGCCTGAAAAACGTGTTTTGATGCCCAAGCTTGCCTGTTGTGCGATGGCGCGTATGATTGATAGCAGTTATTTTGACGACAGCGTCAAATATATGACAGACAGAGGAGTAGCCAAAGAGGATATTTTGCCTATTACCTACATCAACTCGGATGCTTCGGTCAAGGCCAAAGTGGGTGAAATGGGAGGAATGGTGTGCACATCGTCAAATGCCTTTAAGATTATTGAAAAGGGGCTGGCAAGCGGGAAAAAAATCCTTTTTGTTCCTGATCGATGTTTGGGACAAAATTTTGCAATACAAATGGGACTCAAATCCTGTGTCATTGGCGAAGGAGAATGTGATCCTAAAAAAGCAGATATTATTTGTTTTAACGGTTTTTGCTCTGTGCACCAGCTTTTTACTGTAGATGATATTGTGTTTTACAGAAGCAGGTACCCCGATATCAAGATAGCCGTACATCCCGAGTGTGATCCCAAAGTGGTATTGGCTGCAGATTTTTCCGGCTCAACATCACAATTGATCAAATATGTCAATGAGCTTGATCCGGAGCAAAAAGTGGCGGTTGGAACAGAATACAATTTGGTAAATCGAATGAGAAAGAAAAATACTTATGTTCTTTCTTCTACAAAGCCTGAATGTCCCACGATGAACGAAACAACACTTGAAGATCTTTATAGAACATTGAAGTCTATCGAAGACGATAAGCCGATCAATGAAGTTATTGTAGACCCTGATATCGCAAAATATGCCAATTTGGCTCTTGAGCGAATGCTGGCAGTAGAGTAA
- a CDS encoding nicotinate-nucleotide diphosphorylase (carboxylating) produces the protein MIKDKFIEAIVAEDVGRGDLFSRIGHNKQIRAYILAKSEGVFSGREYLEVFSKKYDLKMEWHTDDGKPFKKRDILLYLEGDSKTLLSLERSILNIALHASSIATLTSLYVAKIKETGVKLLDTRKTRPMLRDFEKYAVRCGGGVNHRMGLDDCLMLKDTHLKTIENLDIFMQEVRQKIPFTSKIEIESESVEMAKKAMKAGADIVMCDNMSLKEIKEVVSYRNSHYPHILLEASGNVTLDTIKEIALTGVDAISSGSVIHQANWIDLSMKVE, from the coding sequence ATGATAAAAGATAAATTTATAGAAGCAATCGTGGCTGAGGATGTTGGAAGAGGGGATCTTTTTTCTCGTATCGGCCACAACAAACAGATACGTGCTTATATTCTTGCCAAGAGCGAAGGGGTTTTTTCCGGAAGGGAGTATCTTGAGGTATTCAGTAAAAAATACGATTTAAAGATGGAGTGGCATACAGATGATGGCAAGCCGTTTAAAAAAAGGGATATTCTTCTTTATCTTGAGGGGGACTCCAAAACATTGCTTTCGCTGGAGCGGTCTATTTTGAATATCGCATTGCACGCAAGCTCTATAGCAACGCTTACGTCTTTGTATGTAGCTAAAATCAAAGAAACGGGCGTTAAACTTTTAGATACGCGTAAAACCCGCCCGATGTTGCGTGATTTTGAAAAATATGCCGTACGTTGCGGAGGCGGCGTCAATCATCGAATGGGACTGGATGACTGTTTGATGCTCAAAGACACCCATTTGAAAACGATTGAGAATTTGGATATTTTTATGCAAGAGGTGCGTCAAAAAATTCCCTTTACTTCAAAAATAGAGATAGAATCTGAGAGTGTCGAGATGGCAAAAAAGGCGATGAAAGCAGGCGCTGATATTGTAATGTGCGATAATATGTCCTTAAAAGAGATCAAAGAGGTAGTGTCTTATCGAAACAGCCATTATCCTCATATACTGCTTGAGGCGAGCGGGAATGTGACGCTTGATACGATCAAAGAGATAGCGCTGACAGGTGTGGATGCTATAAGTTCCGGAAGCGTTATCCATCAGGCAAACTGGATTGATTTGTCCATGAAAGTAGAATAG
- a CDS encoding phosphoesterase has product MKYLIDNASAITILSHINPDPDALGTALGIYALLRQDKNKKIEVVNASKELPRFLDFLPYFNHIKHKMDYNKSLVISCDCGNADRLGFDVGGREILNIDHHYSNTHYGSVNIVIPEYASSSQVAYEIFKTYRTIIPEAATCFYAALLSDTRYFTTSSVNHKVFDVASELIKAGACAADISSHFTQRRPLASLRILQRALDSLTLYQNATIACMTITQDEVYASGATMPDMDGVVDYARSLATVEIAICAIQTEDSIRISLRSKNADVSKIALAFGGGGHKLAAGFTLKQSGLQQAVNAILEKIKILGLTDEKSSQKDK; this is encoded by the coding sequence CTGAAATATCTTATCGACAATGCTTCTGCGATTACTATTTTGTCGCATATCAATCCTGATCCTGATGCTTTGGGTACAGCATTGGGAATATATGCCTTGCTGCGTCAAGATAAAAACAAAAAAATAGAAGTAGTAAATGCATCAAAAGAGCTGCCGCGTTTTCTTGATTTTTTACCCTATTTTAACCATATTAAACATAAAATGGATTATAATAAAAGTTTGGTGATCTCATGTGATTGCGGAAATGCAGACAGGCTTGGATTTGATGTTGGCGGGAGAGAAATACTTAACATAGACCATCATTATAGCAATACGCACTATGGAAGTGTTAATATAGTAATCCCTGAATATGCTTCAAGTTCGCAGGTGGCGTATGAGATATTTAAAACATACCGCACTATCATCCCTGAGGCCGCTACATGTTTTTATGCGGCATTGCTTTCAGATACACGATATTTTACAACAAGCAGTGTGAACCACAAAGTATTTGATGTGGCAAGCGAGTTGATCAAGGCAGGAGCTTGTGCTGCGGATATCTCTTCTCATTTTACACAGAGACGCCCATTGGCTTCTTTGCGTATTTTACAGAGAGCTCTGGATAGTCTGACATTATACCAAAATGCAACTATCGCATGCATGACGATCACTCAAGATGAGGTATATGCTTCAGGTGCAACGATGCCCGATATGGATGGAGTGGTTGATTATGCAAGATCTTTGGCGACTGTTGAGATAGCGATATGTGCAATACAGACAGAGGACAGTATTCGGATCTCTTTGCGCAGTAAAAATGCAGATGTTTCCAAGATCGCATTGGCGTTTGGCGGAGGCGGGCATAAATTGGCTGCAGGATTTACGCTTAAGCAAAGCGGATTACAGCAAGCCGTAAATGCAATTTTAGAAAAAATAAAAATATTAGGACTAACAGATGAGAAAAGCAGCCAAAAGGACAAATAA
- a CDS encoding peptidase M24 yields MRKAAKRTNKTSGIKIMAGLLLVAGSMGTGYIYTAPQFERQAPQIEIQENLFWNRKNPLQIKLTDNVALKDFELILNDGKTSLIVGKGEFGEATNEQILQVGYPKSNTLDSKATRLKLQISVNDDSLWNFLKGNHAQKTIDIHIDYKSPDVNILANTRTITQGGSALVVFQAEDENLDTLHIRAAGETFKAVPYKKEGYYAALIAWPFLYQDNFKAEVVATDLAGNTRVVHVPLYIKTHQYKVSWIQATDNFIDGKITDLISSDPEYAAIEDKLEKFRAVNETMRLKNEDKIHTLGRKISDAMIQNWQIKKFYPLRNGQKVAGFGDTRHYYYDNKEQEVSRSYHLGHDFASTKMATIKTSNPGVVVYAGDNGIYGNMPMIDHGLGLYTLYGHCSQVLVKEGDKVQEGQDIGKTGTTGLALGDHLHFGVLVQGVEVQPMEWYDASWIKINIDDIFKAANKIIEGK; encoded by the coding sequence ATGAGAAAAGCAGCCAAAAGGACAAATAAAACAAGCGGTATAAAAATTATGGCAGGGTTATTGTTGGTGGCGGGAAGTATGGGCACAGGTTATATATATACGGCGCCGCAATTTGAGCGCCAAGCCCCCCAGATAGAGATACAGGAAAATCTGTTTTGGAACCGAAAAAACCCTTTACAAATCAAATTGACCGATAATGTTGCCTTAAAAGATTTTGAACTTATTCTAAACGACGGCAAAACAAGTCTTATTGTAGGCAAAGGGGAATTTGGCGAAGCGACGAATGAGCAGATTTTACAAGTTGGTTATCCAAAAAGCAACACGCTTGATTCCAAAGCAACACGCTTAAAGCTTCAAATTTCTGTCAATGATGACAGTTTATGGAATTTTTTAAAAGGAAATCACGCACAAAAAACGATTGATATCCATATAGACTATAAAAGCCCCGATGTAAATATATTAGCCAACACACGCACTATTACACAGGGAGGAAGTGCGTTGGTGGTTTTCCAGGCGGAAGATGAAAATCTAGATACGCTTCATATTAGGGCGGCAGGCGAGACTTTTAAGGCGGTGCCTTATAAAAAAGAGGGATATTATGCTGCTTTGATCGCGTGGCCTTTTCTGTATCAAGACAATTTTAAAGCAGAAGTTGTTGCTACGGATCTGGCCGGCAACACACGCGTAGTTCATGTCCCATTGTATATCAAAACCCATCAATATAAGGTTTCGTGGATTCAGGCTACGGATAATTTTATTGATGGAAAGATTACAGATTTAATCTCAAGCGATCCCGAATATGCAGCCATAGAAGATAAATTAGAAAAATTTCGTGCAGTCAATGAAACTATGCGTTTGAAAAATGAAGATAAAATTCATACCTTGGGACGTAAAATTTCAGATGCAATGATTCAAAATTGGCAAATTAAAAAGTTTTATCCTTTAAGAAACGGACAAAAAGTTGCCGGTTTTGGTGACACAAGACATTATTATTACGACAATAAAGAACAGGAAGTATCACGCTCTTATCATTTGGGGCATGATTTTGCGAGTACAAAAATGGCAACAATCAAAACATCAAATCCCGGAGTAGTGGTTTATGCCGGAGATAACGGTATCTATGGCAATATGCCGATGATCGATCATGGTTTGGGGCTTTATACGCTTTATGGGCATTGCTCTCAAGTACTGGTTAAAGAAGGCGACAAGGTACAAGAAGGGCAGGATATTGGAAAAACCGGCACAACAGGATTGGCATTGGGAGATCACCTCCATTTTGGCGTTTTGGTACAGGGGGTGGAGGTGCAGCCTATGGAGTGGTATGATGCGAGTTGGATTAAAATTAATATCGATGATATTTTTAAAGCAGCAAACAAGATAATAGAGGGAAAATAA
- a CDS encoding UDP-3-O-[3-hydroxymyristoyl] N-acetylglucosamine deacetylase, producing the protein MQQRTIKKPVEVIGIGLHKGEPVRLRLEPLDANSGIVFYREDLAISIPLCPSSVIDTRMATVIGNEKGFISTIEHFLSAVYAYGIDNLRVIVDGNEMPIMDGSAISFCLLLDEAGIQMQDVPKKIIRVKEVIEAREGDKFVRLVPHEYAVFDFSIKFDHPAIGEQSEYFKFSTSGFVEEIARARTFGFAKDIQYLKSQNLALGATLQNAIGLDEYKILNPEGLRFDNEFARHKILDAMGDMMVAGHNILAKYESFAGSHKLNFELTSKLLSESKNYEFATVETLQSKAFAKSFA; encoded by the coding sequence ATGCAACAAAGAACGATTAAAAAGCCTGTAGAAGTAATAGGCATCGGTTTACATAAAGGTGAGCCGGTCAGGCTTCGGCTTGAGCCTCTTGATGCAAATTCGGGTATTGTTTTTTATCGCGAAGATTTGGCAATAAGCATACCGCTTTGCCCTTCAAGTGTTATTGATACACGTATGGCTACGGTTATTGGAAACGAAAAGGGATTTATTTCCACTATCGAACATTTTTTATCAGCGGTTTATGCGTACGGTATCGATAATTTGCGGGTAATTGTAGACGGAAATGAAATGCCCATTATGGACGGTTCTGCTATCTCTTTTTGTCTTTTATTGGATGAGGCGGGCATCCAGATGCAGGATGTGCCAAAAAAAATAATTCGCGTCAAAGAGGTGATTGAGGCAAGAGAAGGTGACAAGTTTGTACGTCTTGTGCCGCATGAGTATGCAGTATTTGATTTTAGTATCAAATTTGATCACCCTGCTATAGGAGAGCAAAGCGAATATTTTAAGTTTAGCACAAGCGGTTTTGTTGAAGAGATAGCCAGAGCTAGAACTTTTGGATTTGCCAAAGATATTCAGTACTTAAAAAGTCAAAATCTTGCATTGGGCGCAACTCTTCAAAATGCAATCGGGCTTGATGAATACAAAATCCTAAATCCGGAAGGTTTGCGTTTTGATAATGAATTTGCCAGACACAAGATACTTGACGCGATGGGCGATATGATGGTTGCAGGACACAACATTTTGGCAAAATATGAATCTTTTGCCGGAAGTCACAAGCTCAATTTTGAACTTACATCCAAGCTGCTTTCTGAGAGTAAAAATTATGAATTTGCAACAGTTGAAACGCTACAAAGCAAAGCATTTGCCAAAAGCTTTGCTTAA
- a CDS encoding homoserine kinase, translated as MLVSVPATSANLGPGFDTLGLAVDLKNEIIIKPSKFLSISTHGEGADNPKIKKNTLFLNIFNENYKRLTGKEDNFRFEFYNNIPISRGLGSSSAVIVASLTAAYTAAGVKSNKREILNHALRYEQHPDNITPAVMGGFNVACVEGDRVYSKKRRMPDHLRAVVVIPNRTISTAQSRTILPKMYKKEETVYSLSRAAYMTALFMSESWDLLRIASKDKLHQSRRMKMMPELFDVQKLALKHGALMSTLSGSGSTFFNLCYDKDADKMAQALQARFPQFRVLTLALDNHGVTTKH; from the coding sequence ATGCTTGTAAGTGTACCTGCCACCAGCGCAAATCTAGGACCGGGTTTTGATACTCTGGGTCTTGCCGTAGATTTAAAAAACGAAATCATTATCAAGCCCTCAAAGTTTTTAAGCATCTCTACTCACGGTGAAGGGGCAGATAATCCAAAAATTAAAAAAAATACGCTTTTTTTAAATATTTTTAACGAAAACTATAAACGGTTGACCGGCAAAGAAGACAATTTTAGATTTGAATTTTATAACAATATTCCTATCTCTAGAGGATTAGGAAGTTCATCTGCTGTAATTGTTGCCTCGTTGACTGCTGCATACACAGCAGCAGGCGTTAAGTCAAATAAACGAGAGATACTCAACCATGCGCTTCGCTATGAGCAGCATCCGGACAATATCACACCGGCGGTGATGGGTGGTTTTAACGTGGCTTGTGTGGAAGGAGATCGGGTGTATAGCAAAAAACGCCGTATGCCCGATCATCTTAGAGCAGTTGTTGTAATCCCAAACCGTACTATTTCTACGGCCCAATCCCGTACGATTTTGCCTAAAATGTATAAAAAAGAAGAAACGGTCTATTCTCTTTCCAGGGCTGCCTACATGACGGCTTTGTTTATGAGTGAATCTTGGGATTTGCTGCGTATCGCGTCTAAAGACAAGCTGCACCAATCTAGACGTATGAAGATGATGCCTGAACTTTTTGATGTGCAAAAACTTGCACTTAAACATGGGGCACTCATGAGTACGCTTTCGGGCTCAGGATCCACTTTTTTTAATCTATGTTATGATAAAGATGCAGATAAAATGGCACAAGCATTACAGGCGCGCTTCCCGCAATTTAGGGTTTTGACTCTCGCTTTGGATAACCATGGCGTTACAACCAAGCACTAA